A region from the Lolium perenne isolate Kyuss_39 chromosome 4, Kyuss_2.0, whole genome shotgun sequence genome encodes:
- the LOC139838947 gene encoding uncharacterized protein, translating into MKKLEYKRGKLLPLGFIDPNTVHEVTVRDFAKDTEDNIVMFLEKQADKEDIFFPYNFNFHFILLIIDLHLGVVNVMDSKRTEYAEWADMAAILQRAWKRFINTVPGEWKPELTFRDYPCMRQEKGNNLCGYYVCTFMRDMSCPKGGDAQIHHTRMTRLRDTLITADQIKAIQEEIAGFFITEVLTPGGEHYRKIVTAEDIRSGKVVL; encoded by the exons atgaagaagctggaatacaaaagaggcaagctcctaccgctggggttcatagacccaaacacagttcatgaagttacggttcgagacttcgccaaggacacagaggacaacatcgtaatgtttttagagaagcaagcagacaaagaggatatattctttccctacaacttcaa tttccattttattctcctaatcattgatcttcaccttggagtcgtaaacgtcatggactcgaaacgtacagaatatgcggaatgggcggacatggctgccatcctccagag ggcttggaaacggttcatcaatactgttccgggtgaatggaaaccggagcttacatttagagattaccct tgtatgaggcaggaaaaagggaataacttatgtggatactacgtctgcaccttcatgcgtgacatgtcctgtcccaagggtggggatgcccaaatacaccacactcgt atgacacgcctgcgggacactctcataacagcggatcaaataaaagcaattcaagaggaaatcgcgggattctttattaccgaggtccttaccccaggtggagagcactatcggaagatcgtgacggcggaggatattcgttcaggaaaagttgtattgtaa